One Paenisporosarcina sp. FSL H8-0542 genomic region harbors:
- a CDS encoding sigma-70 family RNA polymerase sigma factor, which translates to MSHFFEEHEFQQVMQEHTDYLLRLAYLYVKDWPAAEDTVQDVLLKFYLEFGQFEKRSSLKTYLTRMTINKCKDYLKSWRYRKQVLTNSFSYQAKKARNSFIEQDEKLELADAVLQLPLKYREVIIYYYFEELSVLDVAQILSVSDNTVKTRLRKARALLKEQLKHNQWEVLLHE; encoded by the coding sequence GTGAGTCATTTCTTTGAAGAGCATGAATTCCAACAGGTGATGCAAGAGCATACGGATTATTTATTAAGACTTGCTTATTTATATGTAAAAGATTGGCCTGCAGCCGAGGATACTGTGCAGGATGTGTTGTTAAAATTTTATCTAGAGTTCGGACAGTTTGAAAAGCGATCATCATTAAAGACCTATTTAACTAGGATGACAATCAATAAATGCAAGGATTATCTAAAAAGCTGGCGTTATCGAAAGCAGGTGTTGACAAATAGCTTTTCTTATCAGGCAAAGAAAGCACGAAACAGTTTCATTGAACAAGATGAAAAATTGGAACTGGCAGATGCAGTATTACAGCTACCATTAAAATATCGTGAAGTCATTATTTATTATTATTTTGAGGAGCTTTCAGTGCTGGATGTTGCACAAATATTATCCGTTTCGGACAATACCGTAAAAACAAGGCTAAGGAAAGCGAGAGCTCTATTGAAGGAACAATTGAAACACAATCAGTGGGAGGTGCTTCTACATGAATGA
- the miaA gene encoding tRNA (adenosine(37)-N6)-dimethylallyltransferase MiaA, giving the protein MNELEVLAIVGPTASGKTALSIKLAKLLDGEVINGDSMQVYKGLDIGTAKITLDEMEGIPHHLLDIKQPDESFSVAEYQKIVRAKIAEIRAKGKLPILVGGTGLYVQSVLYDFQFTEERVDETIRNKYYEQLAELGPLAMHEKLKQVDPRSAAEIHPNNTRRVVRALEIAEHSDTTKSAEPQNQGHEPMYRHVILGLDVEREILYERINLRVDRMIERGLVQEAKLLWDNDIRDTQSVQAIGYKEIFSYFREEISLAEAIEQIKQNSRRYAKRQLTYFRNKLPVVWIEPEITLSEILPSIMQESHH; this is encoded by the coding sequence ATGAATGAATTAGAAGTGTTAGCCATAGTTGGACCTACCGCATCCGGTAAAACAGCCCTATCAATTAAGCTTGCTAAATTGCTGGACGGTGAAGTAATTAATGGTGATTCCATGCAAGTTTATAAAGGACTTGATATCGGTACAGCCAAAATCACATTAGACGAAATGGAAGGGATTCCTCACCATTTACTGGATATAAAACAGCCAGATGAATCTTTCTCGGTAGCAGAATACCAAAAAATAGTACGAGCAAAAATCGCAGAAATTAGAGCAAAAGGAAAATTGCCTATTCTAGTTGGCGGTACCGGGCTTTATGTACAATCTGTTTTATATGATTTTCAATTTACTGAGGAGCGGGTCGATGAGACCATCCGCAACAAATATTATGAACAACTTGCAGAACTGGGCCCCCTTGCGATGCATGAGAAACTTAAACAGGTGGACCCTCGAAGTGCCGCGGAGATTCATCCTAATAATACACGCAGAGTGGTAAGGGCGTTAGAAATCGCAGAGCATTCGGATACAACTAAATCTGCCGAACCACAAAACCAGGGACATGAACCTATGTATCGGCATGTGATTCTCGGACTTGATGTTGAAAGGGAAATTCTCTATGAGCGCATTAATTTGCGTGTCGACCGCATGATCGAACGAGGTTTGGTCCAGGAAGCGAAGCTTCTATGGGATAATGATATCAGGGATACTCAGTCAGTACAGGCTATTGGTTATAAAGAAATATTCTCTTATTTCAGAGAAGAAATTTCATTGGCAGAAGCCATCGAACAAATTAAGCAAAATTCACGCCGATATGCAAAGAGACAATTAACTTATTTCCGCAATAAGCTGCCTGTCGTTTGGATTGAACCAGAGATTACTTTATCGGAAATTCTTCCGAGCATTATGCAGGAATCCCATCATTAA
- a CDS encoding VOC family protein, with protein MSNSLFNGIHYFRIPVVDLSESIAWYSECLRFKLRFNRDDIAVFELETGPLLVLVEADKNSRGHFLKSGQAEFSVGFTTPNINELYEYLVSQDVKVESIQEDEGHQFFYFYDPNGNKLQVHN; from the coding sequence ATGAGTAATTCTCTATTCAATGGTATCCATTATTTTAGAATTCCAGTTGTCGATCTCAGTGAATCAATTGCATGGTATTCAGAATGTTTAAGGTTCAAATTAAGATTTAACAGAGATGACATAGCTGTTTTTGAGCTTGAAACAGGCCCATTATTAGTATTAGTAGAAGCAGATAAGAATTCCCGTGGTCACTTTCTCAAAAGTGGTCAAGCAGAATTTTCTGTTGGCTTCACAACTCCAAATATTAATGAACTCTACGAATATTTAGTGAGTCAAGATGTAAAAGTAGAATCCATACAAGAAGATGAAGGGCATCAGTTTTTTTACTTTTATGACCCAAACGGAAACAAACTTCAAGTACATAACTAA
- a CDS encoding SET domain-containing protein, whose product MIEIKTSTLSDGELNRGVFATRDIKKGELIHEAPVLPYPNEEHEHVEKTLLADYAFEYGINHTALVLGYGMLFNHSYQPNAVYDINFDNHTFDFFAYKDIKAGEEVLINYNGEVDNEDPLWFNKENPTTD is encoded by the coding sequence ATGATTGAAATAAAAACATCAACATTAAGTGATGGAGAATTAAATCGTGGCGTTTTTGCTACGCGTGATATTAAAAAAGGTGAACTGATTCACGAAGCACCAGTTTTACCCTACCCAAATGAAGAGCATGAGCATGTGGAAAAGACGTTGCTTGCGGACTATGCATTTGAATATGGCATAAACCATACTGCATTAGTGCTCGGTTATGGCATGCTATTCAATCATTCGTATCAACCGAATGCTGTGTATGACATTAACTTTGATAATCACACGTTTGATTTCTTCGCTTACAAAGATATTAAAGCTGGAGAAGAAGTTTTGATTAACTATAATGGTGAAGTCGATAATGAAGATCCATTGTGGTTTAACAAAGAAAACCCAACAACGGACTAG
- a CDS encoding metal ABC transporter permease, which translates to MNFIDAVIQYEFLQKALLTSIMVGIICGVIGCFIILRGMALMGDAISHAVLPGVALSYMLGINFFIGAVFTGILTAIGIGYISQNSRIKNDVSIGIMFTAAFASGIILITLMKSSTDLYHILFGNVLAVRPTEMLSTLVIGIFVLISIFVFYKELLVSSFDPTMAAAYGLPTKAIHYFLMALLTLVTVASLQTVGIILVVAMLITPASTAYLLTDRLWVMIYLSAGIGILSSILGLYFSYTYNLASGATIVLAATVLFILAFLFSPKQGLVWRSLKSARKRELHSQS; encoded by the coding sequence ATGAATTTTATTGATGCTGTAATTCAATATGAATTTTTACAAAAGGCATTGCTCACGTCGATAATGGTCGGAATTATTTGCGGGGTTATTGGATGCTTTATTATTTTACGGGGCATGGCCTTAATGGGAGATGCAATTTCTCACGCAGTCCTTCCAGGTGTGGCATTGTCATACATGTTAGGAATTAACTTTTTCATCGGTGCTGTCTTTACAGGAATTCTGACTGCCATCGGCATCGGATATATCAGCCAAAACAGTCGAATTAAAAATGACGTATCAATTGGTATTATGTTTACTGCTGCATTTGCCTCTGGGATTATTCTCATTACGCTTATGAAAAGCAGTACTGATTTATACCATATCCTATTCGGGAATGTACTGGCCGTTAGACCGACAGAAATGTTGTCAACATTGGTGATTGGAATCTTTGTTCTAATCAGTATCTTTGTCTTTTATAAAGAACTTCTTGTCAGTTCATTTGATCCGACGATGGCAGCAGCATATGGACTTCCTACAAAAGCCATTCATTACTTTTTAATGGCGCTACTGACTTTGGTAACAGTCGCTTCTTTACAAACCGTAGGAATCATTCTGGTGGTGGCAATGCTCATTACTCCGGCCTCGACAGCTTATTTGTTAACCGATCGACTGTGGGTCATGATTTATCTATCAGCTGGAATTGGTATATTATCATCCATACTCGGCTTATATTTCAGCTACACATATAATTTGGCTTCAGGTGCAACAATTGTACTTGCTGCAACTGTATTATTCATTCTCGCCTTTTTATTTTCGCCGAAGCAAGGATTGGTCTGGAGATCACTAAAAAGTGCTCGAAAACGAGAACTGCATTCTCAATCTTAA
- the hfq gene encoding RNA chaperone Hfq yields the protein MKSINMQDTFLNQVRKNNIFVTVFLLNGYQLKGLIKSYDNFTVLLESEGKQQLIYKHAISTFVPAKAISISTDEA from the coding sequence ATGAAATCGATCAATATGCAAGATACATTTTTAAATCAAGTAAGAAAAAATAATATATTTGTGACGGTCTTTTTATTAAACGGTTACCAACTAAAAGGACTTATTAAATCTTATGATAATTTCACAGTGTTGCTGGAATCAGAAGGGAAGCAGCAATTGATTTATAAACATGCCATTTCTACGTTTGTACCGGCGAAAGCAATTTCTATTTCCACTGACGAAGCATAA
- a CDS encoding trimeric intracellular cation channel family protein yields MAWEVLSIIGTIAFAVSGAIVAMEEEYDLFGVYLLGIVTAFGGGAIRNLLIGVPVSALWEQEMMFQIAFVAITAVFLFPQNLLKHWNRWGNFFDAIGLSAFAIQGALFAVQLGLPLNATVVAAVLTGSGGGIVRDVLAKRKPLILQNEVYAVWAAITGLVIGVGLAASDVSLYVLFMITTALRVVSYMNKWRLPFRSLQQTEKTA; encoded by the coding sequence GTGGCTTGGGAAGTATTAAGTATTATTGGAACAATTGCGTTCGCGGTTTCTGGTGCAATTGTTGCCATGGAAGAAGAATATGATTTATTCGGGGTGTATTTACTTGGAATTGTAACAGCCTTTGGTGGTGGAGCAATTCGAAATTTACTTATAGGTGTACCGGTATCTGCACTTTGGGAGCAGGAAATGATGTTCCAAATTGCCTTTGTTGCGATTACCGCAGTCTTCTTATTCCCACAAAACTTATTGAAACATTGGAATCGTTGGGGAAATTTCTTCGATGCAATCGGCTTGTCTGCTTTTGCCATTCAAGGTGCCTTGTTCGCTGTTCAGCTCGGATTGCCTCTAAACGCAACGGTAGTGGCTGCAGTCCTGACTGGTTCGGGTGGTGGCATCGTCCGTGATGTCCTAGCGAAACGAAAACCTTTAATCTTGCAAAATGAAGTATATGCAGTATGGGCAGCGATTACTGGATTAGTTATTGGGGTGGGACTAGCCGCAAGCGACGTATCACTTTATGTATTGTTCATGATTACAACAGCTTTACGTGTTGTTTCATATATGAATAAATGGCGCCTGCCATTTCGTTCTTTACAACAAACTGAAAAAACAGCTTAA
- a CDS encoding alpha/beta hydrolase has translation MTKSIHYVKMSDGHEVYTVVYKPQNPPIGHVHILHGMAEHIGRYEEFAQFLVSKGYVVSGHDHRGHGFTGQKNNQKGFFAEKDGFDRVTEDVREVLQDVRKDFTCESPILFAHSMGSFIGRRYLQKYGHSISKIVLSGTGGPAGFSGKVGKLIAKGFARVKGTQIENPLLNKLSFGKFNKGVTDAKTEFDWLSTDSVEVQKYIDDPYCGFVASNQFFVDLITGINKIHEMKGMDDIPKQLPILMISGALDPVSQNGNQLWGVAEKYKKAGLTDITVVLIEGKRHELLNEINKEETFELIINWMEKK, from the coding sequence ATGACGAAAAGCATCCATTATGTAAAGATGTCAGATGGACATGAAGTCTATACGGTTGTCTATAAACCCCAGAACCCACCAATTGGTCATGTCCATATATTGCATGGCATGGCGGAGCATATCGGACGATATGAAGAGTTTGCACAATTTTTGGTTTCCAAAGGATATGTCGTGTCTGGGCATGACCATCGGGGACATGGTTTCACTGGACAAAAAAATAATCAAAAGGGATTCTTTGCAGAAAAGGACGGCTTTGATCGAGTGACAGAAGATGTCCGGGAAGTTTTACAGGATGTTAGAAAAGATTTTACTTGTGAAAGCCCCATTCTTTTTGCTCACAGCATGGGTTCATTCATTGGCAGACGCTATTTACAAAAATATGGCCACTCCATTTCAAAAATCGTTTTATCTGGTACAGGAGGTCCTGCTGGTTTCTCTGGTAAAGTTGGGAAATTGATCGCCAAGGGATTTGCTCGAGTCAAAGGAACTCAAATTGAGAATCCATTATTGAACAAGTTGTCGTTCGGAAAATTCAATAAAGGTGTTACAGATGCTAAAACAGAATTTGATTGGTTATCGACAGATTCTGTTGAAGTCCAAAAGTATATTGATGATCCTTATTGTGGATTTGTAGCAAGTAACCAATTCTTTGTTGATTTAATCACAGGCATAAATAAGATACATGAAATGAAAGGGATGGATGACATTCCAAAACAACTCCCAATTTTGATGATATCTGGTGCGTTGGATCCCGTCAGTCAAAATGGTAATCAACTTTGGGGAGTTGCTGAAAAATATAAGAAAGCAGGACTTACTGATATTACGGTTGTTTTAATTGAAGGAAAAAGACACGAATTACTAAACGAGATTAATAAAGAAGAAACATTTGAACTGATTATTAATTGGATGGAGAAAAAATGA
- a CDS encoding metal ABC transporter substrate-binding protein, with protein MKKTLYILSTMSILLLLLLSGCTKENGNETDDNGKIQVVATYSIIYDIVKNVGGDRVEVHTLAPVGSNPHEYDPLPKDVQLTTDADVVFYNGLNLEGGNSWFEKLLLTAGKSEKDAPVFRLSEGVEPKHLTTKGKESEEDPHAWLDIRNGIKYAENAKNALVKVDPEHAAEYEKNAEAYIAELKKLHEEAVARYNEIPQEKRVLITSEGAFKYFSEAYGFEAAYIWEINSENQGSPEQVSKVVDYIRSKEDPVLFVETSIDPRSMESVSAETGVPIYGKVFTDSIGKPGEDGDTYIKMMEWNIDTIFKGLTEK; from the coding sequence ATGAAAAAAACACTATATATATTAAGCACGATGAGTATTCTTTTGCTGCTACTACTTTCAGGTTGCACAAAAGAAAATGGCAATGAAACAGATGACAATGGGAAAATTCAAGTCGTAGCTACCTATTCGATCATTTACGATATCGTTAAAAACGTTGGCGGCGATCGAGTCGAAGTTCATACACTAGCACCCGTTGGTTCAAATCCGCATGAGTACGATCCATTGCCAAAAGATGTGCAATTGACTACTGATGCAGATGTTGTCTTTTACAATGGTCTAAATCTTGAAGGAGGAAACTCTTGGTTTGAGAAACTCCTCCTTACGGCAGGAAAGTCCGAAAAAGATGCACCGGTTTTCCGATTAAGTGAAGGTGTGGAACCTAAACATCTAACGACTAAGGGCAAAGAATCAGAAGAAGATCCTCATGCATGGTTGGACATCCGTAACGGCATTAAATATGCTGAAAACGCCAAAAATGCATTAGTGAAAGTCGATCCAGAACATGCGGCTGAATACGAAAAAAATGCGGAAGCCTATATTGCTGAATTGAAGAAGTTACATGAAGAAGCAGTTGCCCGTTACAACGAAATTCCTCAAGAAAAAAGAGTTTTAATTACCAGTGAAGGTGCTTTTAAATATTTTTCAGAGGCATATGGATTTGAAGCGGCTTATATTTGGGAAATTAATTCAGAAAACCAGGGCTCCCCTGAACAAGTAAGTAAAGTCGTTGATTATATCCGCTCTAAAGAAGATCCAGTACTTTTCGTAGAAACGAGCATCGACCCACGTAGTATGGAATCCGTGTCTGCTGAAACTGGTGTACCGATTTACGGAAAAGTTTTCACCGACTCCATCGGCAAGCCCGGTGAAGATGGCGACACATATATCAAGATGATGGAATGGAATATTGATACAATCTTCAAAGGCTTGACTGAAAAATAA
- a CDS encoding rhodanese-like domain-containing protein — MKTIQPEELQARLDAGETVHMIDVREADEVANGMIPGAQHLPLGLVEYKHQELDKTKEYVIVCRSGGRSGQACQFLESQGFDVTNLSGGMLDWKGEVEL, encoded by the coding sequence ATGAAAACGATTCAACCTGAAGAGTTACAAGCAAGACTTGATGCAGGGGAAACAGTTCATATGATAGATGTACGTGAAGCTGATGAAGTTGCTAACGGTATGATTCCTGGTGCGCAACATTTACCATTGGGGTTAGTTGAATATAAACACCAAGAATTAGATAAAACGAAAGAATATGTCATAGTATGTCGCTCTGGTGGACGCAGTGGACAAGCTTGTCAGTTCTTGGAATCACAAGGCTTTGACGTTACAAACCTTTCTGGTGGCATGCTGGATTGGAAAGGTGAAGTAGAACTATAA
- the glpK gene encoding glycerol kinase GlpK, whose amino-acid sequence MGEYIMAIDQGTTSSRAILFNQKGEIVHTAQKEFQQYFPKPGWVEHNANEIWGSVLSVIAAVLTESGIQQTEIDGIGITNQRETTVVWNKKTGRPIYNAIVWQSRQTQKIVDELKEEDLEKWFQQKTGLRLDPYFSGTKVKWILENVDGAKDLADQGDLLFGTIDTWLIWKLSGEKVHTTDYSNASRTLLFNIHDLKWDEEICEKLNIPLTMLPKVASSSEVYTKTDPAVFYGAAVPIAGVAGDQQAALFGQCCFDKGMAKNTYGTGCFMLLNTGETAVTSDNGLLTTIAWGVEGQVTYALEGSVFVAGSAIQWLRDGLRMVKNAADSESYAKKVDSTDGVYVVPAFVGLGTPYWDSDARGAIFGLTRGTSKEHFIRATIESLAYQTKDVLDAMEQDADIKVETLRVDGGAVNNEFLMQFQSDLLQLDVELAKLNESTALGAAYLAGLATGFWSDLKEIEKMRSSKKTYAPQMEEMKRQELYRGWQKAVEATRLFK is encoded by the coding sequence ATGGGTGAGTATATAATGGCGATTGACCAGGGAACAACGAGTTCCAGAGCAATCCTATTTAATCAAAAAGGTGAAATTGTACATACGGCACAAAAAGAATTTCAGCAGTATTTTCCTAAGCCGGGCTGGGTCGAACATAACGCAAATGAAATCTGGGGTTCAGTCCTATCGGTAATTGCCGCAGTATTGACTGAGAGTGGTATTCAACAGACAGAGATTGATGGTATTGGTATTACCAATCAACGCGAAACGACCGTTGTGTGGAACAAAAAGACCGGTCGCCCGATTTATAATGCCATTGTTTGGCAATCCCGGCAAACACAAAAAATTGTGGACGAACTGAAAGAGGAAGATTTGGAAAAGTGGTTTCAGCAAAAAACTGGCCTACGTTTAGATCCCTATTTTTCAGGGACAAAAGTTAAATGGATCTTGGAAAATGTTGATGGTGCTAAAGATTTAGCGGATCAAGGGGATTTGTTATTTGGAACGATTGATACGTGGTTGATTTGGAAGTTGTCAGGTGAGAAAGTACATACGACCGATTACTCAAATGCGTCACGGACATTATTATTTAATATCCATGACTTAAAATGGGATGAAGAAATTTGCGAGAAATTAAATATTCCATTAACTATGCTTCCAAAAGTGGCATCCTCTTCTGAAGTGTATACAAAAACTGATCCAGCTGTTTTCTATGGAGCTGCGGTGCCAATAGCCGGGGTTGCTGGAGATCAACAGGCGGCACTTTTTGGTCAATGCTGCTTTGACAAAGGGATGGCGAAAAACACTTACGGTACGGGCTGTTTTATGTTATTAAATACTGGTGAAACCGCAGTTACATCAGATAATGGTTTGTTGACAACAATCGCATGGGGAGTGGAAGGTCAAGTTACGTATGCATTAGAAGGAAGTGTGTTTGTTGCAGGATCTGCCATTCAATGGTTGCGTGATGGGCTTCGAATGGTGAAAAATGCTGCTGACAGTGAATCGTATGCTAAAAAAGTGGATTCAACAGACGGGGTATACGTTGTGCCGGCCTTTGTTGGACTCGGTACACCCTACTGGGATTCAGATGCCCGAGGTGCAATTTTCGGTTTAACTCGAGGTACTTCAAAAGAACATTTCATTCGCGCTACAATCGAATCGCTTGCCTACCAGACAAAAGATGTTCTTGATGCTATGGAACAGGATGCGGACATAAAAGTAGAAACGTTGCGTGTAGACGGTGGTGCAGTTAATAATGAATTTTTGATGCAGTTTCAAAGTGATTTGCTTCAGCTTGATGTTGAATTAGCAAAATTAAACGAATCAACAGCTCTAGGTGCTGCTTACTTGGCGGGATTAGCTACTGGTTTTTGGTCGGATCTAAAAGAAATCGAAAAAATGCGCAGCAGCAAAAAAACATATGCACCTCAAATGGAAGAAATGAAGCGACAGGAACTTTATAGAGGTTGGCAAAAAGCAGTGGAAGCAACTCGACTGTTTAAATAA
- a CDS encoding metal ABC transporter ATP-binding protein, with protein MTTAIAVSDLFVSYNGNEALKNISFTVEEGNLVGIIGPNGAGKSTLLKVLLNLIKKDTGKVEILGKSIKEMKTKVAYVPQRSNIDWDFPITVMDTVLIGTYPNLGIFKRPKKEHKAWALECLKKVGMADYGNRQIGELSGGQQQRVFLARALAQKPEMYFLDEPFVGVDVTSEEKIISILKELRDSGKTVVVVHHDLSKASDYFNELILLNKELIEHGIVEKVFQPTVLNKAYTNHFSPIVGTEVTS; from the coding sequence ATGACAACAGCTATTGCCGTAAGTGATTTATTTGTATCATACAACGGAAACGAAGCGTTAAAAAATATCAGTTTTACAGTCGAAGAAGGAAATTTGGTTGGCATCATAGGACCCAATGGAGCAGGGAAATCCACCCTGCTGAAAGTTCTATTGAATCTCATTAAAAAAGATACAGGTAAAGTTGAAATACTCGGAAAATCGATAAAGGAAATGAAGACGAAAGTTGCTTATGTTCCTCAACGCAGCAATATTGACTGGGATTTCCCGATTACCGTTATGGACACAGTACTAATTGGCACCTATCCTAACTTAGGAATTTTCAAGCGTCCTAAAAAAGAACACAAAGCTTGGGCTTTAGAATGTTTAAAGAAAGTTGGCATGGCCGATTATGGCAATCGCCAAATTGGTGAACTTTCAGGCGGACAGCAACAAAGAGTATTTCTTGCGCGTGCATTGGCACAAAAACCTGAAATGTATTTTCTGGATGAACCATTCGTAGGTGTTGATGTAACAAGTGAAGAAAAAATCATTTCCATTTTGAAAGAACTTCGCGATAGCGGAAAAACAGTTGTTGTTGTTCACCATGATTTGAGCAAAGCCAGCGATTATTTCAATGAATTGATTTTGCTTAATAAAGAATTGATTGAGCACGGCATTGTCGAGAAAGTATTCCAACCTACCGTACTGAACAAAGCTTACACCAATCACTTCTCTCCAATTGTGGGCACGGAGGTGACATCATGA
- a CDS encoding glycerol-3-phosphate dehydrogenase/oxidase gives MFSAIGRPKQIKTLNTFQFDLLVIGGGITGAGIALDAVTRGLSVALVEMQDFAAGTSSRSTKLVHGGLRYLKQFEVQMVAEVGKEREIVYENAVHVTEPEWMLLPFHKGGTFGPLSTSAGLRVYDFLAGVKRDERRKMLTSEETVKKEPLLKTKGLRGAGYYVEYRTDDARLTIEVIKKAAEKGAVCVNYVKAESFIYEQGRIVGVEVVDQLSGELATIHATQVVNATGPWVDQVRAKDSIENGKQLRMTKGIHVVVDQTDFPLKQAVYFDTHDGRMVFAIPRNGKTYVGTTDTFYENDPKNPVATSKDVTYILEAITSMFPSIRLTPQQVESTWAGVRPLIFEEGKDPSEISRKDEIWESSSGLITIAGGKLTGYRKMAEMVVDRVIKKSTFSYGASITKNLPLSGGDVGGSNRFSSFVEMKALEGQRYGLTYDEALQLASFYGTNVDHLFAYASVLQGNAFDLPLPLAARLAYGIQFEMTCTPSDFFVRRTGDLFFNIEEVYSYKKQVCQMMKAQLGYTEDQLEYYLFDLENQLNAATSFREEHA, from the coding sequence ATGTTTTCAGCAATTGGACGTCCAAAACAAATCAAGACTTTAAATACGTTTCAATTCGATTTACTCGTAATCGGTGGTGGAATTACGGGTGCCGGAATTGCACTTGACGCCGTCACTCGAGGTCTGTCAGTAGCTTTAGTTGAAATGCAGGATTTCGCTGCAGGTACGTCCAGTCGATCCACCAAACTTGTTCACGGAGGACTTCGTTATCTGAAGCAATTCGAAGTTCAGATGGTGGCGGAAGTGGGGAAAGAGCGTGAAATCGTATATGAAAATGCAGTTCATGTAACAGAACCAGAGTGGATGCTATTACCGTTTCATAAAGGCGGAACATTTGGACCGCTTTCGACTTCAGCCGGACTTCGCGTTTATGATTTCTTGGCGGGAGTCAAACGGGACGAACGCCGTAAAATGTTAACATCAGAAGAAACGGTGAAGAAAGAACCTCTGTTGAAAACAAAAGGACTTCGTGGTGCGGGATACTATGTTGAGTATCGTACTGATGATGCGCGTTTGACAATTGAAGTCATAAAAAAAGCGGCTGAAAAAGGAGCCGTTTGCGTAAACTATGTGAAAGCCGAGTCCTTCATTTATGAACAAGGTCGAATTGTCGGCGTAGAAGTAGTAGATCAACTATCCGGAGAACTAGCGACGATTCATGCCACTCAGGTGGTCAATGCAACTGGTCCTTGGGTAGATCAAGTCCGTGCCAAAGATTCAATTGAAAATGGCAAACAGCTTCGAATGACAAAGGGTATACATGTTGTAGTGGATCAAACGGATTTCCCGTTAAAGCAAGCGGTTTATTTTGATACACACGATGGGCGCATGGTATTTGCGATACCCCGTAATGGCAAAACCTATGTCGGAACCACGGACACATTTTACGAGAATGACCCGAAGAATCCTGTTGCAACCAGTAAAGATGTGACTTACATATTAGAAGCCATTACATCTATGTTTCCAAGTATAAGATTGACTCCGCAACAAGTTGAGTCGACATGGGCCGGTGTAAGGCCACTTATTTTTGAAGAAGGAAAAGATCCATCCGAAATTTCCCGCAAAGATGAAATTTGGGAATCGTCAAGCGGTCTGATTACGATTGCTGGTGGCAAACTGACAGGATATCGCAAAATGGCGGAGATGGTTGTCGATCGTGTAATTAAAAAATCCACTTTTTCTTATGGTGCCTCCATAACAAAAAATCTTCCATTATCAGGGGGAGATGTAGGTGGATCAAATCGTTTTTCATCCTTTGTTGAAATGAAAGCTCTGGAAGGTCAACGGTATGGCTTAACGTATGACGAGGCTCTCCAACTGGCATCTTTTTATGGAACAAATGTCGATCATTTATTTGCCTACGCGAGCGTTCTACAGGGAAATGCCTTTGATTTGCCACTGCCACTAGCTGCTAGACTTGCGTATGGAATACAATTCGAAATGACTTGTACACCGTCAGATTTTTTTGTCCGTAGAACGGGAGATTTATTTTTCAACATTGAAGAAGTTTATTCGTATAAAAAACAAGTGTGTCAAATGATGAAAGCACAACTTGGCTACACGGAAGATCAATTGGAATATTATCTTTTTGATTTAGAAAATCAACTGAATGCAGCAACATCATTCCGAGAGGAGCATGCATAA